In the Telopea speciosissima isolate NSW1024214 ecotype Mountain lineage chromosome 2, Tspe_v1, whole genome shotgun sequence genome, one interval contains:
- the LOC122653008 gene encoding uncharacterized protein LOC122653008 — translation MDSSDDETNGVIVNHITKEPCRNSALKSTKFIDEVLSGQSELCRENFRMDKQVFYKLCDVLQAKGLLRHTTRIKIEEQLGIFLFIIGHNQRTRAVQERFRYSGETISRHFNNVLNAIMQISTDFFENPDSNIPPEILQDPRFYPYFKDCVGTVNGIHIPVMVGVDEQGPFRNKNGFLSQNVLAACSFDWRFHYVLAGWEGSAPDARVLSSALTRRNSLYVPEGKYYLVDTKYPNMPGFIAPYHGVRYPLNEFPSGFGPQDAKELFNHRLSVLQNTTDRIFSVLKERFPILLSVPPYPLQTQVKLVIAASAIHNYIQKEKKDDWLLLKMHEEESELNVEEPMMQVEMEPLTLTETAAVDIACDEEQLEMALQLRDSIAAELWNDYMLDLTST, via the exons ATGGACAGCTCTGATGATGAAACGAATGGTGTAATAGTGAATCACATTACAAAAGAGCCTTGTCGCAATTCAGCACTCAAGAGTACCAAGTTCATCGATGAAGTACTCAGTGGTCAAAGTGAACTTTGTCGTGAGAATTTTCGCATGGATAAACAAGTCTTTTACAAGCTGTGTGATGTTTTACAAGCTAAAGGTTTGCTACGTCATACAACTAGAATCAAGATTGAGGAGCAGTTGGGAATATTCTTATTCATAATTGGCCACAATCAACGGACTCGAGCAGTTCAAGAGCGGTTTCGGTATTCTGGTGAAACCATTAGTCGACATTTTAATAATGTTTTGAATGCAATTATGCAGATTTCTACGGATTTCTTTGAGAATCCAGACTCTAATATCCCTCCAGAAATCCTACAGGATCCCAGATTTTATCCATATTTCAAG GATTGTGTGGGAACAGTAAATGGGATACACATACCAGTGATGGTTGGTGTTGATGAACAAGGTCCATTCCGCAACAAGAATGGATTTCTTTCACAAAATGTTCTGGCAGCCTGCTCATTTGATTGGAGGTTTCATTATGTTCTTGCCGGCTGGGAAGGTTCAGCACCAGATGCGCGCGTACTGAGTTCAGCACTCACAAGACGTAACAGCCTTTATGTCCCTGAAG GTAAATACTACCTTGTCGACACCAAGTACCCGAATATGCCAGGTTTCATTGCCCCATATCATGGTGTTCGTTACCCACTGAATGAATTTCCAAGCGGGTTTGGTCCACAAGATGCGAAAGAGCTATTTAATCATCGGCTTTCTGTGTTACAGAATACCACTGATCGCATCTTCAGTGTCTTAAAGGAGAGATTCCCTATTTTGCTTTCAGTGCCTCCCTACCCATTACAGACACAGGTGAAGCTGGTTATAGCTGCATCTGCGATACATAATtatatccaaaaagaaaaaaaggatgaTTGGCTACTCCTAAAAATGCATGAAGAAGAGAGTGAGCTAAATGTAGAAGAACCAATGATGCAGGTTGAGATGGAACCATTGACATTAACTGAAACAGCAGCAGTAGATATTGCTTGTGATGAGGAACAATTAGAGATGGCTTTGCAATTGCGGGATTCAATTGCAGCTGAATTATGGAATGACTACATGCTTGATTTAACAAGCacatag
- the LOC122650865 gene encoding KDEL-tailed cysteine endopeptidase CEP1-like, with protein MSVFFTYAAAVLNTYRIIAIRILLHQILERYYCRLTRSIAVPELTKVLTEVPLQILLLLSLHKRLLGRWEMGAEKCRMLSETVYGRRIIHQENPKSHIFQKPKKQELQLPQSTSNPMMQAVANQPVSVAIEASGNAFQFYSEGVFTGPCRTELDHGVAIVGYGTTVDGIKYWIVRNSWGAEWGEQGYIRMQRDVSAKEGLCGIAMEASYPIKNSSEQVLKDEL; from the exons atgtctGTATTTTTCACCTACGCAGCAGCCGTGTTAAATACGTACCGTATCATTGCCATACGCATTTTATTACACCAGATTCTTGAAAGGTATTATTGCCGTCTGACCCGTTCAATTGctgttcccgaacttactaaggTCTTGACTGAAGTTCCACTTCAAATTTTATTGCTGTTATCTTTACATAAGAGGTTGttggggagatgggagatgggAGCTGAAAAGTGCAG GATGCTG TCGGAAACGGTATATGGCCGGAGGATCATCCatcaagaaaaccctaaatctcatatttttcaaaagcCCAAGAAGCAAGAACTGCAGCTTCCCCAATCCACTTCAAATCCCATGATGCAAGCCGTTGCAAACCAACCTGTATCAGTTGCCATTGAAGCAAGCGGCAATGCATTCCAGTTCTATTCAGAG GGGGTATTCACTGGGCCTTGCAGAACAGAGCTGGATCATGGGGTGGCGATTGTTGGGTATGGAACAACTGTTGATGGGATTAAGTACTGGATTGTGAGGAACTCATGGGGAGCTGAATGGGGAGAGCAAGGTTACATTAGAATGCAGCGTGACGTCTCAGCCAAAGAGGGACTGTGTGGCATAGCCATGGAAGCTTCTTATCCCATCAAAAACTCTTCTGAACAAGTTCTAAAGGACGAACTCTAA